Within Synechococcus sp. NB0720_010, the genomic segment GACTCAGCCATGGCCGCATACTCCGGTCCCGCCGGTCCAGCTTTGGTAGCAATCGCCACAAAGGTCCAGTGCGGTGGCTCGTCAGGGTGATGGCCCTCGGGTCGCCTCAGGTGGAGCAGGGTTCAGCGATCGTGTTGGTGGAGCGCCGCCCCAAGGGTGTGCTGCCGGAGCTCGGCCCCAAGGCGTTGACCTTGGCGTTGACGGCGGATGAGCGCACCAGCCTGCGGGGCCATCGCCGCAGTCGCTGCGGGCGGGATCTGGTGCTGCAGCTTCCCCGGGGCGCTGCCCTGCAGCCCGGTGATCAGCTGCTGAGTGACGACGGCTGTTGGCAGGTTCTGGTGGAGGCGGCACCGGAGCCGGTGATGCAGGTGCGCAGCGCTGAGCCCCTGGCTCTGCTGCAGGCTGCTTATCACCTGGGTAATCGCCACGTGGCGATGGAGCTGCACCCCGACCGCTTGGTTCTGTTGCAGGACAGCGTGTTGGCGGAGCTGCTGCGCCAAAGGCAGCTGCAGGTGGACTGTCTGGATGCTCCATTTCAGCCCGAGGCCGGTGCCTATGCGGGCGTTCCCCATGCCCACTCCCATGGCTGATCGGCAACTGGCGCGGCTCAGGCTCTATCAACTGGTGAGTCCGGCCTTGCCGGTGGGGGCCTTCAGTTATTCCGAGGGTCTTGAGGTCTTGGTTCAGGCCGGTCAGGTCACCTCCGAGCAGGCGATGGAGGATTGGCTCAGCGCTGAGTTGCGGCGTGGTGGGGTGGCGATTGAGGCCGCAGCGCTCGCGCCCTTGATGGCGTTCATGCGCGCCTGGAAAGACGGTGAGCCGCAGGCGGAGCAGGAGCTGCGCAGCCTTGATCAGTGGTTGCTGGTGCAGCGGGAATCAGCGGAGCTGCGGGCTCAGCAGCGGCAGATGGGGCGTTCGCTCCTGCAGTTGTTGGCGGATCTGGGCTGGCCCTTGCCCCGAGCCGGAACGTTGTTGGCCTGGCCGGCGGCCTATGCCTGGGCCTGCGCGGTTTTGGAGTTGGACTCCCCGGAGGTGGAGGAGGCCTACCTCTATTCCTGGGTCTCCAACCAGCTCAGTGCAGCGGTGCGCTTGGTGCCTCTTGGGCCAACCCAGGCCCAGCGGCTGCAGTTGAGGCTCGCTCCGCTGCTCGCTCAGCGGGCTCAGGAGCTGGCGTCGATGGATCCAGGGCAGCAGTGGAATGGCGGCGTCGGTGCGGGGCTGGCCCAGCTGCGCCACGCAGAGCTCTACTCCCGCCTGTTCCGCAGTTGAGCTGAGCACAATGCTGAGAATGAATTGGCGAAGGAGATGACCACCAGTCGTCTGCGGGTTGGTGTGGCTGGGCCCGTGGGCTCGGGTAAGACCGCCCTCGTCGAGGCCCTCTGCCGGCGCCTTCGCGATCGGTTGGAGCTGGCGGTGGTCACCAACGACATCTATACCCAGGAGGACGCCCAGTTCCTGACCCGCGCTGGCGCACTGGAGCCCGGCCGCATTCGCGGTGTGGAAACCGGGGGCTGTCCCCACACGGCGATCCGGGAGGACTGCTCGATCAATCGAGCTGCCGTCGCGGACCTCGAGGCGGCCTACCCGAATCTCGATCTGGTGTTGGTCGAGAGCGGCGGCGACAACTTGGCGGCGAGTTTCAGTCCGGAGTTGGTGGACCTCTGCATCTACGTCATTGACGTGGCCGCCGGCGACAAGATTCCGCGCAAGGGAGGGCCCGGCATCACCCGCTCGGACCTGCTGGTGATCAACAAGATCGATTTGGCTCCGATGGTGGGGGCCAGCCTGGAGGTCATGGAGCGTGACACCGAGCGGATGCGCTCGGGCCGGAGCTGGTGCTTCACCAACCTCCACAGCGGCGAGGGCCTCGAGCAGGTCGAGGCGTTTTTGCTGCAACAGCTACCGAAGTAGCCGCCGATTGGTGGCCGTTGATACGGCGCAAAGGGTGGTGAATCCTCAGGAGAATTGCCGCGAGTCTGATCAGTCTCGCAATTGCCGATTCGGTGCTTGTTGCTACTCGTGAGCGCCTGCCTCGATCAATACATTCCTTGAACCGCTGAACGACGGCGGCGGCCTTCATTGATTCAAAGTTATGGCATCTCCTTTGATGCGAAAGTCTTCGTTGCGTCTGCTGACCGGTGCAACGGCTCTCGCCACCTCTGTGAGTCTGGTGGCTTGTGGTGGTGGTGATTCTGCCTCCAATGTTCAGTACGACGACACGGTTAAGGTCGGGATTCTTCACTCCTTGACCGGCACAATGGCGATCTCGGAGTCCACCCTGGTGGACACTGAGAAGATGGCTATTGATGAGATTAATGCCGCCGGTGGTGTCACCGTTGATGGCAAGAAATACAAGATTGAATACATCGTTGAAGACGGCGCTTCCGACTGGCCGACCTTCGCTGAGAAGTCCAAAAAGCTGATCGATCAGGACAAGGTGCCTGTGGTCTTCGGTGGTTGGACGTCAGCAAGCCGAAAGGCGATGTTGCCGGTCTACGAGTCGAAGGACGCGTTCCTCTACTACCCGATTCAGTACGAAGGTCAGGAGTGTTCCAAGAACATCTTCTACACCGGTGCAACTCCGAACCAGCAGTCGGAGCCTGCAACTGAGTTCATGTTCAAGAAGTCGCCTGCCGCTGGCAAGCCCTTCTTCCTGGTGGGATCCGACTACGTCTTCCCCCGCACCTCCAACACCATCACCAAGCAGCAGCTCAAGTCCCTGGGCGGCAAGGTGGTTGGCGAGGACTACCTGCCCCTGGGTAACACCGAGGTGGCTCCGATCATCGCCAAGATCAAAAAGGCGATGCCCAACGGCGGTGTGATCATCAACACCCTCAATGGTGACCAGAACGTTGCCTTCTTCAAGCAGATCCAGGACGCCGGTCTGACCCCGGCGAATGGCTACTACGTGATGAGCTACTCCATCGCGGAAGAAGAGATCAGCACCATTGGACCTGAGTTCCTTGAGGGCCACTACGGCGCCTGGAACTACATGATGTCGATCGATACCCCGGCATCGAAGAAGTTCGCCGCTGACTTCAAGAAGAAGTACGGCAGCAATCGCATGGTCGCTGACCCGCAGGAGTCGGCTTACAACATGGTCTACCTCTGGAAGGCCGCCGTTGAGAAGGCCAACAGCTTCGATGACGACAAGGTGCGCGAAGCCCTGATTGGTATCGAATTCGATGCGCCCCAGGGCAAGGTCAAGGTGATGCCGAACCACCACCTCTCCCAGACCGTGCGCATCGGTGAGATCACCAAGGACGGTCAGTTCAAGATCCTCCAGTCCACCAATGGTCCTGTGGCTCCCCAGGCCTGGAACCAGTACGAGCCCAGCTCCAAGGGCTACGCCTGCGACTGGACGGACGCCAAGAAGGGTGAGCGCTACAAGCTCTGATCGCCCTTTCCGGTTGCTCTGACTGATGGAGGAGTCCTTCCGGGGGCTCCTCTTTTTCTGCTTTCTCCCTTGCTGCCCCGCTTCGGATTTCCGTGCAATTGCTGTTTGAAAGCCTCTTCAACGGAGTGGCCATCGGCTCGGTCTTGCTGATGGCCGCCCTTGGATTGGCGATTGTGTTCGGCTTGATGGGGGTGATCAACCTCGCCCATGGCGAGCTGATCATGCTCGGCGCCTACACGACCTACGTCGTGCAGCTGATCTTCAAGCTGCCGGCCTTTGAGCCCGTCTACAACCTCTATGTCTTGGTGGCGATTCCGCTGGCCTTCGTGGTGAGCGGCGTTGTCGGAATCCTGCTGGAGCGCACGGTCATTCGCCGTCTCTACGGCAATCCCCTGGAGACCCTGCTGGCGACCTGGGGCGTGAGCCTGATCCTCCAGCAGTTTGTGCGCAGTGTTCCGCTGGCGACGGCTGCTGGAGTGGTTCTCGCCTTGGTGGTGGGCTTCAGCTTGCCGCTGCTCTTGCCGGCCCCCCTGCTCGAAGGCCCGCGGGCGCGGCTGGTGCGTGCCGGCTGCTGGGCTACCTCGGCGCTTGCCGGGGTGCTGTTGGCCGGTGGACTGGCCTCCCAGATCTCGCGGATTGCCCGGGCGACCTCCCGCAACGTTGATGTGACTGCGCCCCAATGGATGCGCGGCGGCCTGGAGTGGGCCGATCTCACCCTGCCGGTGCCCCGATTGGTGATCATCGCGATGACGGTGGTTTCTGTTCTGGGCGTCACCCTGTTCCTCAACCGCAGCGTTTGGGGAACACGCATACGCGCGGTGACCCAGAACCGCACGATGAGCGACTGCCTTGGCATTCCCACCGACACGGTCGATGTCCTGACCTTTGGCATCGGCTCTGGACTGGCGGGGATCGCTGGTGTGGCTGTCTCGTTGTTGGGTTCGGTTGGGCCGAACGTCGGTGGTTCTTACATCGTGGGCTGCTTCATGGTTGTGGTGCTGGGCGGCGTCGGCAACCTCTTTGGCGCCGTTCTGGCGTCCTTCGCGATTGGTTGGCTGACCGATCTGATCGGCGCCGGCCGTCTGCTCAGCCTCTGGCCGGCCATGCCGTCGCCGCTGGCAGCCACGGTGAAGTTTTTTGCGACCACGAGCATGGCCCAGGTGATGGTCTTCGCCCTGATCGTGCTCTTCCTGCAATTCCGTCCCGCGGGCTTGTTCCCGCAGAAGGGACGCATGGTGGAGGCCTGAACCAATGTTTGTACGCCTTCAACAGTCCCGCTGGCCAAAGCTGCTGCTTTGGGTGGTGATCATCGCTGCGATCGTCGCGGCTCCGGCGGTCCTTCCCGTCTTTCGACTCAACCTGCTGGGACGCTTTCTCTCCTTGGCGATCGTCGCCCTGGGCATCGATCTGATTTGGGGCTTCACGGGGTTGCTCAGCCTTGGGCAGGGCATCTTCTTTGCCTTGGGGGGCTATGCGGCCGCCATGTATCTGCAGCTGAATAGTTCAGCGGGTTTCCCCAATGGGATTCCGGAGTTCTTCGGTCTCTACGGCGTGAAGCAACTCCCGGCGTTCTGGGTTCCGTTCCATTCGCCCCTGTTCACCCTTGTGGCGATCTGGCTCATCCCCGCGGTGTTGGCCGCTGTTCTGGGGAACCTGGTTTTCCGCAACCGCATTAAAGGGGTCTACTTCTCGATCCTGACCCAGGCGGCCCTGCTGGTCTTTTTCAACTTCTTCAACGGCCAGCAGAAATTGATCAATGGCACCAACGGTCTCAAGACCGATGTGACCCAGCTGTTTGGTCAGATGGTGGGTTCACCAGAGATGCAGCGCGGCTTCTTCTGGTTCACCGCCTTGATGGTGATTGCGGCCTGGGCCTTTGTGCGCTGGGTGGTTCGTGGCCGCTTTGGCGATGTGTTGATCGCCATTCGCGATGACGAGCCCCGGCTGCGCTTTGCGGGGTTCAACCCCACCTTGTTCAAGACGATCGTCTTCGCGATTGCCGGTGGTCTGGCCGGCATCGGCGGAGCGCTCTACACGGTGCAATCGGGCATCGTTTCGCCTCAGTACATGACCGTTCCCTTCTCGATCGAGATGGTGATTTGGGTCGCCGTTGGCGGACGGGGAACCTTGGTGGGGGCGATCTTGGGTGCCGTGGCGATCAACTACGCCAAGAGCCTCGTGAGTGAAGCCATGCCCCAGAGCTGGCTGTTCATCCAGGGCGGTCTGTTCATCCTTGTGGTCACCGCTCTGCCGGAGGGTGTGATCGGTTGGTGGCGTAGCGACGGCCCCCGCAACCTGCTCTCGCGCCTGGGCATCGCCCGGCGCATGGGGACCTACCCGCAACTGGAACTGGAAGGACAAGAGGAGGTTCAGCCATGAGTGCACCGTTGCTTGAGCTGAGCCAGATCACCGTCAGCTTTGACGGCTTTCTGGCCCTGCGCGATCTAAATCTCAGCCTCCAGCCCGGGGAGCTGCGGGCGGTGATCGGCCCGAATGGGGCCGGCAAGACCACCTTCTTGGATGTGATTACCGGCAAGACCGCTCCGACGGAGGGGGATGTGGTGTTCAAGGGCCGCTCCTTGGTGGGCCGCGCGGAGCACCGCATTGCCCGGTTGGGGATTGGTCGTAAGTTCCAAAGCCCGCGGGTGTTTGAGAAGCTCAGCGTTCAGGAGAATTTGGCCTTAGCGGTCAGCCGGCCGAAGCAGCCCTGGCCCCTGCTGTTTGGCGGTCTCGGTTCAGGGGAGCGCGATCGGGTTCAACACCTGATGGGCATCGTCAACCTGCAGAGCCGCGCCGATTGGCAGGCCGGAGCGCTCTCCCATGGCCAGAAGCAATGGCTGGAGATCGCGATGCTGGTGGGACAGGACCCCGATCTGCTGCTGGTGGATGAACCGGTGGCGGGCCTGACCGATGAGGAGACCGACCTGACGGCCGATTTGCTCAAGTCCCTCGCTGGTGATCACACCGTGCTGGTGATCGAGCACGACATGGAGTTCATCCGCCGCTTGGAGAGTCCCGTGACGGTGCTGCACCAGGGCCACGTCCTCTGCGAGGGAACGATGGATCAGGTGCAGGACGATCCCCGGGTGATTGAGGTCTATCTCGGAACATCAGAGGAGGAACACCCATGACCGCCCTGCTGGAGATCCGCGGGCTGAACACCTATTACGGCGAGAGCCACATCCTGCGCGATGTCGATCTCACCGTGAATGCCGGGGAGATGGTCTGCCTGATTGGCCGCAATGGGGTGGGAAAAACCACCCTGCTGAAGTCGTTGATCGGTTTGCTGCGGGCCCGTCAGGGCACGATCGTGTTCAACGGTGCGGCCCTGGACCGCCAGGCTCCCCACCAACGGGCGCGCGCTGGTGTGGGCTACGTCCCCCAGGGGCGCGAGATCATTCCGCAGCTGACGGTTGAGGAGAACCTGATGCTCGGCATGGAGGCCCTCCCCGGCGGATTGGCCCGCCACCGCCGCATTGATCCCTTCGTCTATGAGTTGTTCCCGATCCTGAGGGAGTTTTTACCCCGCAAGGGCGGGGACCTGAGCGGCGGTCAACAGCAGCAGTTGGCGATTGCCCGTGCCCTGCTGGGTCAGCCCAAGCTCCTGCTGTTGGACGAGCCCACCGAAGGGATTCAGCCCAACATCGTGCAGGACATTGAGTCCGCGGTGCGCCGGATCATTGCTGAGACCGGCATCGGTGTTCTGCTCGTCGAGCAGCACCTGCACTTCGTTCGCCAGGCCGATCGCTACTACGCGATGCAACGGGGGGGCATCGTGGCCAGCGGTCCCACCGGTGAGCTCAGTCAGGACGTAGTCAATCGCTTCCTCAGCGTCTGAGCTCAGTCCGCCAGAAGTGGATCAAAGAGCGCTCTGACCTCTTCCAAGCTGAGGGGAGTCAGAGCGGCTCCATCCACGCTGGTGATGGGCCTGCAGCTGAGGCTGTTGATCAGCAGCCAACGGTCGCCGTCTTGGGGTGTGGCATCCAACTGCGATTCTGTGGCTAGGCCACGCTCAAGCAGTTGCCCCCGCATGACCCCGGGGAGACAGCCGCTGCTGAGCGCGGGCGTGAGCCATTGCCCTTGACGCTGCACCAGCAGGTTGGCGGCGGTCCCGCAGCAGAGTTCACCGCTGGTGCTCAGCAGTAGGGCGTCTTCGGCTCCGGCGCCGCGGGCCTCGCGGCGGGCTTGCACCGCCTGCCCGTAGGCAAAGGTCTTGCAATGGCTCAGGCGGCTGGAGCCATTGCGCCGCTCATGGCGACTGATGATGACCTGAACCGGCGCAAACGTCGGGGTGTGGGCGCTGAGCTGCAGCCAGAAGCGCGGATCCAGGGCGTTTGGGCGATCCAGACCGCGGCCACCGCTGCCGGCACTCCAGTTCAGCCGCAGGGCGCCCTGGCCTGCAGGCAGGTCGCAACGCGCAATCGCTTCCTCCACCAGTGGTTGGACCACGGCCGTTTGGGGCGGTTCGGGCAGGCCCAGCAGCGCCGCACTACTGCGCCAGCGCTCAAGGTGGGGCTCCAGCAGACGGGCACGTCCGTCCAGCACCAGCACCGTTTCGAACAGGCCATCGGCGAGCAGCAGGCCGCGGTC encodes:
- the ureE gene encoding urease accessory protein UreE; this translates as MALGSPQVEQGSAIVLVERRPKGVLPELGPKALTLALTADERTSLRGHRRSRCGRDLVLQLPRGAALQPGDQLLSDDGCWQVLVEAAPEPVMQVRSAEPLALLQAAYHLGNRHVAMELHPDRLVLLQDSVLAELLRQRQLQVDCLDAPFQPEAGAYAGVPHAHSHG
- the ureG gene encoding urease accessory protein UreG, translated to MTTSRLRVGVAGPVGSGKTALVEALCRRLRDRLELAVVTNDIYTQEDAQFLTRAGALEPGRIRGVETGGCPHTAIREDCSINRAAVADLEAAYPNLDLVLVESGGDNLAASFSPELVDLCIYVIDVAAGDKIPRKGGPGITRSDLLVINKIDLAPMVGASLEVMERDTERMRSGRSWCFTNLHSGEGLEQVEAFLLQQLPK
- a CDS encoding aminotransferase class IV — encoded protein: MTGHSLVWSDGRWGEANALQLPLNDRGLLLADGLFETVLVLDGRARLLEPHLERWRSSAALLGLPEPPQTAVVQPLVEEAIARCDLPAGQGALRLNWSAGSGGRGLDRPNALDPRFWLQLSAHTPTFAPVQVIISRHERRNGSSRLSHCKTFAYGQAVQARREARGAGAEDALLLSTSGELCCGTAANLLVQRQGQWLTPALSSGCLPGVMRGQLLERGLATESQLDATPQDGDRWLLINSLSCRPITSVDGAALTPLSLEEVRALFDPLLAD
- the urtC gene encoding urea ABC transporter permease subunit UrtC encodes the protein MFVRLQQSRWPKLLLWVVIIAAIVAAPAVLPVFRLNLLGRFLSLAIVALGIDLIWGFTGLLSLGQGIFFALGGYAAAMYLQLNSSAGFPNGIPEFFGLYGVKQLPAFWVPFHSPLFTLVAIWLIPAVLAAVLGNLVFRNRIKGVYFSILTQAALLVFFNFFNGQQKLINGTNGLKTDVTQLFGQMVGSPEMQRGFFWFTALMVIAAWAFVRWVVRGRFGDVLIAIRDDEPRLRFAGFNPTLFKTIVFAIAGGLAGIGGALYTVQSGIVSPQYMTVPFSIEMVIWVAVGGRGTLVGAILGAVAINYAKSLVSEAMPQSWLFIQGGLFILVVTALPEGVIGWWRSDGPRNLLSRLGIARRMGTYPQLELEGQEEVQP
- a CDS encoding urease accessory protein UreF, with amino-acid sequence MADRQLARLRLYQLVSPALPVGAFSYSEGLEVLVQAGQVTSEQAMEDWLSAELRRGGVAIEAAALAPLMAFMRAWKDGEPQAEQELRSLDQWLLVQRESAELRAQQRQMGRSLLQLLADLGWPLPRAGTLLAWPAAYAWACAVLELDSPEVEEAYLYSWVSNQLSAAVRLVPLGPTQAQRLQLRLAPLLAQRAQELASMDPGQQWNGGVGAGLAQLRHAELYSRLFRS
- the urtD gene encoding urea ABC transporter ATP-binding protein UrtD, whose translation is MSAPLLELSQITVSFDGFLALRDLNLSLQPGELRAVIGPNGAGKTTFLDVITGKTAPTEGDVVFKGRSLVGRAEHRIARLGIGRKFQSPRVFEKLSVQENLALAVSRPKQPWPLLFGGLGSGERDRVQHLMGIVNLQSRADWQAGALSHGQKQWLEIAMLVGQDPDLLLVDEPVAGLTDEETDLTADLLKSLAGDHTVLVIEHDMEFIRRLESPVTVLHQGHVLCEGTMDQVQDDPRVIEVYLGTSEEEHP
- the urtA gene encoding urea ABC transporter substrate-binding protein, with product MRKSSLRLLTGATALATSVSLVACGGGDSASNVQYDDTVKVGILHSLTGTMAISESTLVDTEKMAIDEINAAGGVTVDGKKYKIEYIVEDGASDWPTFAEKSKKLIDQDKVPVVFGGWTSASRKAMLPVYESKDAFLYYPIQYEGQECSKNIFYTGATPNQQSEPATEFMFKKSPAAGKPFFLVGSDYVFPRTSNTITKQQLKSLGGKVVGEDYLPLGNTEVAPIIAKIKKAMPNGGVIINTLNGDQNVAFFKQIQDAGLTPANGYYVMSYSIAEEEISTIGPEFLEGHYGAWNYMMSIDTPASKKFAADFKKKYGSNRMVADPQESAYNMVYLWKAAVEKANSFDDDKVREALIGIEFDAPQGKVKVMPNHHLSQTVRIGEITKDGQFKILQSTNGPVAPQAWNQYEPSSKGYACDWTDAKKGERYKL
- a CDS encoding branched-chain amino acid ABC transporter permease — its product is MQLLFESLFNGVAIGSVLLMAALGLAIVFGLMGVINLAHGELIMLGAYTTYVVQLIFKLPAFEPVYNLYVLVAIPLAFVVSGVVGILLERTVIRRLYGNPLETLLATWGVSLILQQFVRSVPLATAAGVVLALVVGFSLPLLLPAPLLEGPRARLVRAGCWATSALAGVLLAGGLASQISRIARATSRNVDVTAPQWMRGGLEWADLTLPVPRLVIIAMTVVSVLGVTLFLNRSVWGTRIRAVTQNRTMSDCLGIPTDTVDVLTFGIGSGLAGIAGVAVSLLGSVGPNVGGSYIVGCFMVVVLGGVGNLFGAVLASFAIGWLTDLIGAGRLLSLWPAMPSPLAATVKFFATTSMAQVMVFALIVLFLQFRPAGLFPQKGRMVEA
- the urtE gene encoding urea ABC transporter ATP-binding subunit UrtE — encoded protein: MTALLEIRGLNTYYGESHILRDVDLTVNAGEMVCLIGRNGVGKTTLLKSLIGLLRARQGTIVFNGAALDRQAPHQRARAGVGYVPQGREIIPQLTVEENLMLGMEALPGGLARHRRIDPFVYELFPILREFLPRKGGDLSGGQQQQLAIARALLGQPKLLLLDEPTEGIQPNIVQDIESAVRRIIAETGIGVLLVEQHLHFVRQADRYYAMQRGGIVASGPTGELSQDVVNRFLSV